Proteins encoded together in one Candidatus Paceibacterota bacterium window:
- a CDS encoding CDP-archaeol synthase, producing the protein MDTLFKEAETLIILAGAVNIALNILGALKRRFGLERFDAPFDFRIAIGGRRLLGASTTWIGFILCALSGALMSVWGIAYGYVIAFGVFFGHALGSFIKRRMGVADGGPLPLVDRANFVVLSGAALLFMGSMRPVAYVAAVILAYFIHPVFCKLGVMLGIRVVQ; encoded by the coding sequence ATGGATACTCTCTTCAAAGAGGCAGAGACTCTCATAATTCTTGCAGGAGCCGTGAATATCGCTCTCAATATACTCGGCGCGCTTAAGCGCCGCTTCGGTCTGGAGAGATTCGACGCACCATTCGATTTCCGGATCGCCATCGGCGGGAGGAGGCTTTTGGGCGCGTCGACGACTTGGATCGGATTCATCCTCTGTGCTCTTTCGGGGGCGCTTATGTCCGTTTGGGGCATAGCATACGGCTATGTCATAGCATTCGGGGTCTTTTTTGGGCATGCTCTGGGCAGTTTCATAAAGCGAAGGATGGGCGTAGCTGACGGGGGTCCGCTTCCTCTGGTAGATCGTGCCAATTTCGTCGTCCTATCGGGAGCCGCGCTTCTCTTTATGGGCTCGATGCGCCCTGTCGCATATGTCGCGGCGGTCATCCTTGCCTATTTCATTCATCCTGTATTCTGTAAACTGGGTGTCATGCTCGGTATCAGGGTGGTACAATAG
- a CDS encoding tail fiber domain-containing protein gives MSRKIFKTFVIALAAVLPLSASAQWSGPGATPPSGNAAPPLNTSSTAQSKAGGLLLNTGNATNGLIVQYGNVGVGATSPGAKLHVLGGGAILGTTGSAASSRTLTILDNADGQINFGSYSGQWRSSIQIQSNDAARLLFIAPPESDYGYGILRAANGGLKIDVGGTTGDSGSNAISIESNAKVGIGMTPSVKLDVNGEIQTNDWLYNSTSAKGLYNTSTGKHFYSESASYWALNSTNGLVLRNGYAGTVTGYLYWDGTAGSNNFGLLSPNGSWKVRTDNSTTQLYGNVYMPFFYDTDNSAYYVDPHSVSRFNDIRPNIIYDGNDTNYYLDMNGSSKIGYTLFPGGANMQSTLYITGGALWAQGGVTTYLDGYVWVRGPAYGGQGDVQIDGDLSLGAHVASGGGGTIHLYGDGYYWGSWNNMSDQRLKKNIVPIADPIEKIEKLNGVAFDWKDSGKHSVGVIAQDVEKVFPELVSTDDKTGYKAVQYQNLVAPLIEAVKAQQKEIEALKAEVEALKKDR, from the coding sequence ATGAGCCGAAAGATCTTTAAGACGTTCGTCATAGCTCTCGCCGCAGTCCTGCCTCTTTCCGCCTCTGCGCAGTGGTCAGGGCCGGGAGCGACCCCGCCTTCAGGCAATGCTGCTCCGCCTCTCAATACGTCCTCGACCGCGCAATCGAAAGCAGGCGGACTCCTCTTGAATACCGGCAACGCGACGAACGGCCTCATCGTTCAATATGGAAACGTCGGCGTGGGCGCTACGTCTCCGGGAGCGAAGCTTCATGTGCTCGGCGGCGGCGCCATTCTGGGCACCACGGGGTCGGCCGCTAGTTCAAGGACCCTCACCATCCTCGATAACGCTGACGGCCAGATAAACTTCGGCTCGTATTCCGGCCAATGGAGGTCGTCTATCCAGATCCAGTCGAACGACGCGGCGCGCCTCCTCTTTATCGCTCCTCCTGAATCGGACTACGGATACGGCATCCTCCGCGCGGCGAACGGCGGACTTAAAATAGACGTCGGCGGCACGACGGGGGACAGCGGCAGCAATGCGATCTCGATCGAATCGAACGCCAAGGTCGGCATCGGCATGACGCCGTCGGTCAAGCTCGACGTGAACGGCGAGATACAGACGAACGACTGGCTCTACAACTCGACGTCAGCCAAAGGCCTCTACAATACCAGCACGGGCAAGCATTTCTATTCGGAATCCGCGAGCTATTGGGCGCTGAACTCTACCAACGGCCTTGTCCTTCGGAACGGCTACGCGGGAACGGTTACGGGCTACCTCTATTGGGACGGAACGGCCGGTTCGAACAACTTCGGCCTCCTTTCGCCGAACGGCTCCTGGAAAGTGCGAACGGATAATTCCACGACCCAGCTCTACGGCAACGTGTACATGCCCTTCTTCTATGACACTGACAACTCGGCCTATTATGTCGACCCTCATAGCGTGTCGCGATTCAATGATATCCGTCCGAACATCATCTATGACGGCAACGACACGAACTATTATCTCGATATGAACGGCTCGTCGAAGATCGGGTATACGCTCTTCCCGGGCGGTGCGAACATGCAGTCGACGCTCTATATAACGGGCGGCGCTCTGTGGGCGCAGGGAGGAGTGACGACATACCTCGACGGATATGTCTGGGTCCGAGGCCCGGCATACGGAGGGCAGGGCGATGTCCAGATCGACGGCGACCTCTCGCTCGGCGCTCATGTAGCGAGCGGAGGAGGAGGAACGATACATCTCTATGGCGACGGCTACTATTGGGGCTCGTGGAACAACATGTCGGACCAGAGGCTCAAGAAGAATATCGTGCCTATCGCCGATCCTATCGAGAAGATCGAAAAATTGAACGGCGTCGCATTCGATTGGAAGGATTCGGGCAAACATTCCGTCGGCGTCATCGCGCAGGACGTCGAGAAAGTATTTCCGGAGCTCGTATCCACCGATGACAAGACGGGATACAAGGCGGTCCAATATCAGAACCTCGTCGCTCCTCTCATAGAAGCCGTAAAGGCTCAGCAGAAGGAGATCGAGGCGCTCAAGGCGGAAGTCGAAGCCCTCAAGAAAGACAGATAA
- a CDS encoding ATPase, T2SS/T4P/T4SS family, with protein MYIEESQLKQFIADSGLVSKKDMTDAQTEAKAKKTGLGEILVNHGKISEDDLRKMQAYILGIPFVDLKGQKIDFAILSLIPEPIARNHNIVAFKKDPSALEVAMLDTDDLSAIDFIKKKTGLKILSRLTDTESIKSVLLQYQKSLKAEFGDLIKNETATLKALSEEIGSKGKSGDDLKKMAEDLPVIRIVDTLLKHAIIQGASDIHIEPLEKELLVRYRIDGLLHDAMVLPKEAEMSITARIKVLSNLKLDEKRLPQDGRFKVEMNGEKVSLRVSIMPTFYGEKTVMRLLRESVSGFTLEHLGFHGPALERIHDATRLATGMILATGPTGSGKSTTLYTVLDILNQPDVNIATVEDPVEYQMPRVNQTQVRPDIGFTFASGLRSLVRQDPDIIMVGEIRDNETASLAVNAALTGHLVLSTLHTNSAAGSMPRLMDMKIEPFLLASTLAVVIGQRLVRRLADNKDLKPLTKAELGALGKVVDLDRMLALLRDEKIIGPKDDWAKVMFGSPRAEGDNDGYKGRVGIHEVLKMTPTIRELIMKGATSAEIEAQAKKEGMITMLEDGIFSAAQGLTTIEEVLRVVSE; from the coding sequence ATGTACATCGAAGAATCCCAGCTCAAGCAATTCATCGCTGATTCGGGCCTCGTCTCGAAGAAAGACATGACCGATGCTCAGACAGAAGCCAAAGCCAAGAAGACGGGTCTCGGAGAGATCCTCGTCAACCACGGAAAGATATCCGAAGACGATCTCCGCAAGATGCAGGCATACATCCTTGGCATCCCGTTCGTGGATCTCAAGGGCCAGAAAATAGATTTCGCCATCCTCTCTCTCATTCCCGAGCCGATCGCGCGAAACCATAATATCGTCGCGTTCAAGAAAGACCCTTCGGCTCTCGAGGTTGCCATGCTCGACACCGACGACCTTTCGGCCATCGATTTCATAAAGAAGAAGACCGGCCTCAAGATCCTCTCGCGCCTCACCGATACCGAATCCATAAAATCGGTCCTTCTCCAATATCAGAAGAGCCTTAAGGCCGAATTCGGCGATCTCATAAAAAACGAGACCGCGACTCTGAAAGCGCTCTCCGAGGAGATCGGTTCGAAAGGGAAGAGCGGCGACGACCTGAAGAAGATGGCCGAGGACCTGCCGGTCATCCGCATCGTGGATACGCTCTTAAAGCATGCCATCATCCAGGGCGCATCCGATATACATATCGAGCCTCTGGAAAAAGAGCTTTTGGTCCGCTACCGCATAGACGGCCTCCTCCACGACGCTATGGTCCTGCCGAAAGAAGCCGAGATGTCCATCACGGCGCGCATCAAGGTGCTCTCGAACCTCAAGCTCGACGAGAAGCGCCTTCCGCAGGACGGACGATTCAAAGTAGAGATGAACGGCGAGAAAGTCTCGCTCCGCGTCTCTATCATGCCGACGTTCTATGGCGAAAAGACGGTGATGCGCCTGCTCCGTGAATCGGTTTCCGGATTCACGCTCGAGCATCTCGGTTTCCACGGCCCTGCGCTTGAACGGATCCACGATGCGACGCGATTGGCGACGGGCATGATCCTGGCTACAGGCCCTACGGGTTCGGGCAAATCGACGACGCTCTATACGGTCCTCGATATCCTGAACCAGCCCGACGTGAATATCGCGACGGTCGAAGATCCTGTCGAATATCAGATGCCGCGCGTGAACCAGACCCAGGTCCGCCCCGACATCGGATTCACGTTCGCGTCGGGCCTCCGATCCCTTGTCCGCCAGGATCCGGACATCATCATGGTAGGCGAGATCCGCGACAACGAGACGGCGTCCCTTGCCGTGAACGCGGCTCTTACGGGTCACCTCGTGCTTTCGACCCTTCATACCAATTCCGCCGCGGGCTCCATGCCGCGCCTCATGGATATGAAGATCGAGCCGTTCCTGCTCGCTTCAACGCTTGCCGTCGTCATCGGCCAGCGCCTCGTGCGGCGCCTCGCGGACAATAAAGACCTCAAGCCTTTGACTAAGGCCGAGCTCGGCGCATTGGGCAAGGTCGTGGATCTTGACCGCATGCTCGCGCTTCTCCGCGACGAGAAGATCATCGGTCCGAAGGACGATTGGGCTAAGGTCATGTTCGGCTCCCCTCGCGCCGAAGGCGACAATGACGGATACAAGGGCCGCGTCGGCATCCATGAAGTGCTCAAGATGACGCCGACGATCAGGGAGCTGATCATGAAAGGAGCGACGTCCGCCGAGATCGAGGCGCAGGCCAAGAAAGAGGGAATGATCACCATGCTCGAAGACGGCATATTCTCCGCCGCTCAGGGCCTGACGACGATCGAAGAGGTTCTCCGCGTGGTTTCCGAATAG
- a CDS encoding type II secretion system F family protein encodes MLFSYTAVRKDGTHYEDTLEAADKFALYKELHARGETVLSVSDKRSKPNALKRFASISLGGIKAEDRILFAKNLSAMIKAGLPLSRSLAVLDRQMNKKQWKGIIASLEDSLSKGSSFSQALAAFPKYFPPFLTSMVAVGEESGSLSQSLLIVADQLEKSHNLQKKVRGAMIYPAIILTVMAAIGVMMFVFVVPKLTATFASFNTELPLATRSVIAASDFFSHYWLIVLVALILVVLGVYALAKTAGGKRAIHKLILKLPITGKIAVNINTARTARTLSSMLASGVDVVAALRITGDVVQNIHYRAMLQKAADDIQKGSTLQSLFVSREDIYPAFIAEMIGVGEETGTLSKTLLEVASFYEAEVEEKTKDMSTIIEPVLMVIIGIGVGFFALAMISPIYSLSSAI; translated from the coding sequence ATGCTTTTCTCATACACAGCGGTTCGAAAAGACGGCACCCATTACGAGGATACGCTCGAGGCTGCCGACAAATTCGCTCTTTATAAAGAGCTCCATGCCCGCGGCGAGACCGTGCTCTCCGTTTCCGACAAGAGATCGAAGCCGAACGCGCTCAAGCGCTTCGCATCGATTAGCCTCGGCGGCATAAAGGCCGAAGACAGGATCCTTTTTGCCAAGAATCTCTCCGCTATGATCAAGGCGGGCCTTCCTCTGTCGCGCTCGCTCGCGGTCCTCGATCGCCAGATGAATAAGAAGCAGTGGAAGGGGATCATTGCGTCTCTCGAAGACTCTCTCTCCAAAGGGTCGAGCTTTTCCCAGGCTCTGGCAGCGTTCCCGAAGTATTTCCCGCCGTTCCTCACGTCCATGGTCGCCGTGGGCGAAGAATCCGGATCGCTCTCCCAGTCCCTTTTGATCGTCGCGGACCAGCTGGAGAAATCGCATAACCTCCAGAAAAAAGTCCGCGGCGCGATGATATATCCAGCTATCATCCTTACCGTCATGGCGGCGATCGGCGTCATGATGTTCGTATTCGTCGTGCCGAAATTGACCGCGACGTTCGCTTCATTCAATACCGAGCTTCCTCTCGCTACCCGCTCCGTCATCGCGGCGAGCGATTTCTTCAGCCATTACTGGCTCATCGTCCTTGTCGCGCTTATCCTCGTCGTCCTTGGCGTATATGCATTGGCGAAGACCGCCGGAGGCAAGAGGGCGATCCACAAGCTCATCCTCAAGCTACCTATCACCGGCAAGATCGCGGTCAATATAAATACCGCCCGCACGGCCCGAACCCTTTCGTCCATGCTCGCGTCGGGTGTCGATGTCGTCGCGGCGCTCCGCATCACGGGCGACGTCGTCCAGAACATCCATTATCGCGCGATGCTCCAGAAAGCCGCCGATGATATACAAAAAGGCTCCACGCTCCAGTCGCTTTTCGTCAGCCGCGAAGACATATATCCGGCATTCATAGCCGAGATGATCGGGGTGGGAGAGGAGACAGGCACGCTCTCGAAGACTCTCCTCGAAGTCGCGTCGTTCTATGAAGCCGAAGTTGAGGAAAAGACCAAGGACATGTCCACTATCATCGAGCCTGTGCTCATGGTGATCATCGGCATCGGCGTCGGTTTCTTCGCGCTCGCCATGATATCGCCGATCTACTCGCTCTCGAGCGCTATATAG
- a CDS encoding prepilin-type N-terminal cleavage/methylation domain-containing protein, protein MKTPVPTTRGFNIVELLLVIAILSLVVGVSVQSYVNFSRAQSLAASASALAGALRDARARTLASVSASQYGVKTDTNIFTVFKGSSFSSSTPGNETFTFPYPVAASSSSSMRTVTFTRVTGNASASGTIDLYLPGLPGVQKKTVSIQNTGLVSIQ, encoded by the coding sequence ATGAAAACTCCTGTTCCCACAACGCGCGGATTCAATATCGTCGAGCTCCTCCTCGTCATCGCCATTCTTAGCCTGGTCGTGGGCGTTTCCGTCCAGTCCTATGTGAACTTCTCGCGCGCGCAAAGCCTCGCCGCCTCGGCTTCGGCTCTCGCCGGCGCGCTCCGCGACGCCCGCGCGCGCACCCTCGCCTCTGTTTCCGCCTCCCAGTACGGCGTGAAGACCGACACGAACATATTCACGGTCTTCAAGGGCTCTTCGTTCTCTTCGTCCACCCCGGGGAACGAGACGTTCACGTTCCCTTATCCCGTGGCCGCTTCCTCGTCTTCGTCCATGCGCACGGTCACGTTCACCCGCGTGACGGGGAACGCGTCGGCGTCTGGTACAATTGACCTGTACCTTCCTGGCCTCCCCGGTGTCCAGAAAAAGACGGTCTCCATACAGAATACGGGGCTCGTAAGCATCCAATAG
- a CDS encoding prepilin-type N-terminal cleavage/methylation domain-containing protein: protein MSRTSKGYTLVEMLVYIALIALLFSALAAAVSQISKSERRARAFLDINSAAISAFSRFSRDIRRATSIDIVNSTLSASSGKLALIMKNADGTSSTTKFYLSADGMVKVEQDGVYAGSVTSDNMQVSNLTFWKFSQASTTAVRIEMTLAPDASTTVPALNFYGTYVLRGSYLE, encoded by the coding sequence ATGTCACGAACATCTAAAGGATATACTCTCGTCGAGATGCTCGTCTATATCGCGCTCATCGCGCTCCTCTTCAGCGCGCTCGCGGCGGCGGTCTCACAGATATCGAAATCAGAGCGCCGCGCCCGCGCATTCCTCGACATAAACTCTGCGGCCATATCGGCATTCAGTCGCTTCTCGCGCGACATCCGCCGCGCTACGTCCATCGATATCGTGAACAGTACGCTCTCCGCGAGCTCAGGCAAGCTCGCTCTCATCATGAAGAATGCCGACGGCACGTCTTCGACGACGAAATTCTATCTGTCCGCCGACGGCATGGTCAAAGTCGAGCAGGACGGCGTATACGCCGGAAGCGTGACATCCGACAACATGCAGGTTTCGAACCTGACGTTCTGGAAATTCTCGCAGGCTTCGACCACGGCAGTGAGGATAGAGATGACGCTCGCTCCCGATGCTTCCACAACCGTGCCGGCGCTTAACTTCTACGGCACGTACGTCCTGCGAGGCTCATATCTTGAATAA
- a CDS encoding choice-of-anchor R domain-containing protein, with protein sequence MKKIYETQKGFALMTALIFVLVGGAVIVGGIADAVSREVKTVRNESNSKQSYYTSESSLEDSIYRIKNSKQIGSVETLAIGTTKATSTIVTGSDGDKQIDSASDVVGTNRTTEATLDITAGVSFPFVLQGGVGGIDLNSGSVTGDIYTTGSIRGCGFCSISGLATAAGGSSADLDQDNSSPSTPTNSISFASTTNAQDFAQSFTVSQTLSIADLQLYIKKVGSPSNATIRITTNSSGSPSNTVLASGTLSSSLVSTSYSWEDITLTANPILTMGTTYWIVIDANNNSSNYYVIAANNNAYSSGSAKLGKYNTSWSNVSPATLDAYFRIYIGTNQTSIEGIDSYTGFTVGSAYGYNVSNVTSSGVLYCQTGSENNKACDTSRGDPPIEQYPAADSTITGWKATAAAGGTYSGNRSVDWSGATIGPQKISGNLTVSGGGTLVVSGIIWVTGDVTINGGATVMPQGTGKSFAIISDGKISLNGGASITGSSGNGHILLVSTNTADPAITINGGANDTVVFVPYGGLLITGGATAKAASAKHITTDGGANLIYDPSVASLNLTGGTTEGSFGIKTWKETQ encoded by the coding sequence ATGAAAAAAATATACGAAACGCAGAAAGGATTCGCTCTCATGACCGCGCTCATATTTGTCCTCGTGGGCGGGGCGGTGATCGTGGGCGGCATCGCGGACGCCGTCTCGCGCGAGGTCAAAACGGTCCGCAACGAATCTAATTCCAAGCAGAGCTACTACACGTCTGAGTCGTCTCTCGAAGACTCCATATACAGGATCAAAAACAGCAAGCAGATCGGATCGGTCGAGACGCTCGCTATCGGCACGACGAAGGCAACTTCCACTATTGTTACGGGCTCTGATGGCGACAAGCAGATAGATTCGGCGAGCGACGTCGTCGGCACGAACCGCACGACCGAAGCGACGCTCGATATAACTGCGGGCGTGTCATTCCCATTCGTGCTCCAGGGCGGAGTAGGGGGCATAGACCTGAATAGCGGCTCGGTTACGGGCGATATCTATACGACCGGATCAATCCGCGGCTGCGGATTCTGCAGCATATCAGGCCTCGCCACGGCAGCGGGCGGATCGTCGGCTGACTTGGACCAAGATAATTCATCGCCTTCGACGCCGACTAATTCCATAAGCTTCGCTTCGACGACGAATGCCCAGGACTTTGCGCAGAGCTTCACTGTTTCGCAGACGCTTTCGATCGCCGATCTCCAGCTATATATAAAGAAAGTGGGCAGTCCTTCGAATGCGACCATCAGGATCACGACGAATAGTTCCGGCTCGCCGTCGAATACGGTTCTTGCGAGCGGCACACTCTCCTCGTCCCTGGTTTCGACGTCGTATTCATGGGAAGACATCACCCTCACGGCCAATCCGATACTGACCATGGGCACGACCTATTGGATAGTCATAGACGCTAATAACAACTCCTCGAATTATTACGTCATCGCCGCGAATAATAACGCCTATAGCTCCGGCTCGGCGAAGCTTGGTAAATACAACACGTCGTGGAGCAACGTCTCTCCGGCGACTCTCGATGCGTATTTCAGGATCTATATCGGCACGAATCAGACGAGTATCGAAGGCATAGACAGCTATACCGGATTCACGGTCGGAAGCGCGTATGGATACAACGTATCGAACGTGACCTCGTCGGGCGTGCTCTACTGCCAGACAGGAAGCGAGAATAACAAGGCCTGTGACACGTCCCGCGGCGATCCTCCGATAGAGCAATATCCCGCGGCCGACTCGACCATCACGGGTTGGAAGGCTACTGCAGCCGCAGGCGGCACGTATTCGGGCAATCGAAGCGTCGATTGGTCGGGCGCGACCATCGGCCCGCAGAAGATAAGCGGCAACCTGACGGTTTCCGGCGGCGGAACGCTCGTCGTATCTGGCATAATATGGGTCACGGGCGACGTGACGATAAACGGCGGCGCGACCGTCATGCCGCAGGGAACGGGCAAAAGCTTCGCCATCATCTCTGACGGCAAGATAAGCCTCAACGGCGGCGCGAGCATCACCGGAAGCTCTGGAAACGGCCACATACTCCTCGTTTCCACCAATACGGCCGATCCGGCCATCACCATAAACGGCGGGGCGAATGATACGGTCGTTTTCGTGCCGTACGGCGGCCTCCTCATCACCGGCGGCGCCACCGCAAAAGCGGCTTCGGCAAAGCATATAACGACCGACGGCGGGGCGAACCTCATATATGACCCTTCTGTAGCGAGTTTGAACCTTACCGGCGGTACGACCGAAGGCTCTTTCGGCATAAAGACCTGGAAAGAAACCCAATAG
- the tpiA gene encoding triose-phosphate isomerase: MGIAKKSFILVGNWKMNPATREEAKAIFSPILRAAKDARKTTVVIAPPAPFIRELVGKGPIHISAQDVSEHAEGAFTGSVSARELKSAGAEYAIVGHSERRKAGDTDEIVAKKAAQALEAGLRVIVCVGESERDPNAQYLRAVREQVIGILSSVNKKLAKWVTIAYEPVWAIGKSYDTSLSPSDIHEMTIYIRKVAAEALGKKDGLKIPVLYGGSVDFEHAKAMLAESSVDGLLIGRQSLDPKAFSAIIEYADSL, encoded by the coding sequence ATGGGCATAGCAAAGAAAAGCTTCATACTGGTCGGCAATTGGAAGATGAATCCCGCTACGCGCGAAGAAGCGAAGGCGATATTTTCGCCCATTCTGCGCGCCGCAAAGGACGCTCGAAAGACTACGGTCGTCATAGCTCCTCCGGCGCCTTTTATCCGCGAGCTCGTCGGAAAAGGACCGATCCATATTTCCGCTCAGGATGTTTCCGAACATGCCGAGGGCGCTTTCACCGGCTCGGTATCGGCGCGCGAGCTCAAGAGCGCAGGCGCAGAATACGCCATCGTCGGCCATAGCGAGCGACGCAAAGCAGGCGATACGGACGAGATCGTAGCGAAAAAAGCGGCGCAGGCTCTTGAGGCGGGCCTCCGCGTCATCGTCTGCGTCGGAGAATCCGAGCGCGACCCGAATGCACAGTATCTACGCGCCGTGCGGGAGCAGGTCATCGGCATACTCTCTTCGGTAAATAAGAAGCTTGCGAAGTGGGTTACGATCGCCTATGAGCCTGTCTGGGCGATCGGCAAAAGCTATGACACGTCGCTCTCGCCGTCAGACATCCACGAGATGACTATATATATCCGCAAGGTCGCGGCCGAAGCCCTCGGAAAAAAAGACGGGCTCAAGATCCCCGTCCTCTATGGAGGCTCCGTCGATTTCGAGCATGCCAAAGCGATGCTCGCCGAATCGTCCGTCGACGGGCTTTTGATCGGCCGCCAGTCGCTCGATCCGAAGGCTTTCAGCGCGATCATCGAATATGCCGACTCCCTTTAA
- the pgk gene encoding phosphoglycerate kinase gives MPTPFKKIADEKDIKGKKILLRLDLNVPIVGGEVRDDFRIRRSMPTLKMLREKGAKTIVISHIESDVTDSLSRVATYITAKMPVKAFVAKLEDAQKVVNTMQDGDIIILENLRQDPGEKENDPVFAGRLASLADYYVNDAFAVSHREHASIVSVPRLIPHFAGPLLAEEVGELSKAFNPPHPFLFVLGGAKFDTKLPLIEKFLDIADYVFVGGALANDIYKEKGYEVGISTIAKARVNLKHIEKNPRLMIPADVVVSSPLERVVRDPELVGPGEKIMDAGPRTISELADLLNEIEFVLWNGPLGDYESGFGEGTESLARAIADSHARSIIGGGDTIASVAKMGLLDRFSFVSTGGGAMIEFLAKGTLPGIEALGA, from the coding sequence ATGCCGACTCCCTTTAAGAAAATCGCAGACGAAAAGGATATCAAGGGCAAGAAGATCCTCTTGCGCCTCGATTTGAACGTCCCTATCGTCGGCGGGGAAGTCCGAGACGATTTCCGCATCCGGCGCTCGATGCCGACGCTTAAAATGCTCCGCGAAAAGGGCGCTAAGACCATCGTCATAAGCCATATCGAAAGCGATGTGACGGATTCTCTATCGCGAGTCGCCACATATATAACCGCGAAAATGCCGGTCAAGGCATTCGTCGCCAAACTCGAAGACGCTCAGAAAGTCGTGAACACCATGCAGGACGGCGATATCATCATCCTCGAAAATCTCCGCCAGGATCCGGGGGAAAAGGAGAACGACCCCGTATTCGCCGGCCGTTTGGCGTCTCTGGCCGACTATTACGTGAACGACGCGTTCGCCGTGTCGCATCGCGAGCACGCTTCGATCGTATCCGTGCCGAGACTGATCCCTCATTTCGCGGGCCCGCTTTTGGCAGAAGAGGTGGGAGAGCTTTCAAAGGCCTTCAACCCTCCGCATCCGTTCTTGTTCGTCCTCGGCGGAGCGAAATTCGACACGAAATTGCCTCTCATCGAAAAATTCCTGGATATCGCCGACTATGTTTTCGTCGGCGGCGCATTGGCGAACGATATTTACAAAGAGAAAGGCTATGAAGTCGGCATTTCGACTATTGCTAAAGCCCGCGTCAATCTGAAGCACATCGAAAAGAACCCGCGCCTCATGATACCGGCCGACGTCGTCGTATCGAGCCCTCTTGAGAGGGTCGTGCGCGATCCCGAACTGGTCGGTCCCGGCGAAAAGATCATGGACGCCGGGCCGCGCACCATAAGCGAGCTCGCCGATCTTTTGAACGAGATCGAATTCGTGCTCTGGAACGGCCCGCTCGGCGACTATGAGAGCGGTTTCGGGGAGGGAACGGAATCTTTGGCCCGCGCCATCGCCGACAGCCATGCGAGGTCTATCATCGGCGGAGGCGACACCATCGCATCGGTCGCTAAAATGGGGCTCCTGGATAGATTCTCTTTCGTATCCACGGGCGGCGGCGCCATGATCGAATTCCTCGCTAAGGGAACCCTGCCGGGAATAGAAGCTCTTGGCGCCTAA
- a CDS encoding HIT domain-containing protein: MESCIFCKIVAGTIPAHKVYEDPDFLGFLDINPLSPGHALVIPKKHYRWVWDVPNAGAYFEIARKIALAQKKAFDTDFVLSKIIGEEVPHAHIWIYPDKNIAGDPKDFAKNAELIRDNLRT; this comes from the coding sequence ATGGAAAGCTGCATATTCTGTAAGATAGTTGCGGGAACGATACCCGCCCACAAGGTCTACGAGGACCCTGATTTCCTGGGATTTCTCGATATAAATCCCCTTTCGCCGGGACACGCGCTCGTCATACCGAAAAAGCACTATCGCTGGGTCTGGGACGTTCCGAATGCAGGCGCATATTTCGAGATCGCGCGCAAAATCGCCCTTGCCCAGAAAAAAGCCTTCGACACCGACTTCGTCCTCTCAAAGATCATAGGCGAAGAAGTGCCCCATGCGCACATCTGGATATATCCGGATAAGAATATCGCCGGGGATCCGAAAGATTTCGCCAAAAATGCAGAGCTTATCCGCGACAATCTCCGGACTTAG